A region of the Pseudomonas sp. J452 genome:
GTGCGCTGGTCGATTACGCCCAGGGCCTGCTGGATGCCCTGCGCAGCGCCAACGAGATTACTGAGGATGCCAAGGGCACCCTGCAGCAGTTGCTCGACGGTGGTTTCAGTCTCGACGAGCGCTTCGGCGAGTCGCTGCTGGACAAGGCCAAGGCGCTCAATGAGCGTTTGCTGGATGGCCTGCAAGGCCTTCTGCAGCCTGAGGCCGAGCCCGTCGTTGCCTGAGGGCGGTGTAAACTTGCAGCTCTGAGTGCTGCAAGAGACACCTGCCATGATTCCCGAATGCCAACTTTTCGGCACCCTGGGCTGCCACCTCTGTGAGGTGGCGGAAGCGGTGCTGATGCCCTTTGTTGAACACGGTCTGCTGGTTGAGCTGGTGGATATTGCCGATCGCGAAGATTGGGTCGA
Encoded here:
- a CDS encoding glutaredoxin family protein, with protein sequence MIPECQLFGTLGCHLCEVAEAVLMPFVEHGLLVELVDIADREDWVEHYGLRIPVLRRCDSGAELDWPFEAEQVAHFLR